From Sphingopyxis sp. USTB-05, the proteins below share one genomic window:
- the mfd gene encoding transcription-repair coupling factor: MTLSAADIFAAIGSASAPLTLARAADGFLPLLLADLARASDKRLVYVATDDAAMQAIADAAPFFAPDLIVHRFPAWDCLPYDRAGPSMRVSADRLATLSALQLPAKRGELILTTVAAITQRTLTPFRIRQLATTLAPGQRIDRDALAELLVSNGFSRVDTVADQGEFAVRGGILDLFPAGEENGLRVDFFGDEIESIRRFDPADQRSLGPAKALQLLPASETLLDEATIKRFRSSYRDLFGAQATGDPLYQAVSDGRRQAGMDHWLPLFEERLATLFDHIDPAAPVLRGHRTEATGETRFAAIADYHANRVAAERESPGSYRPLAPETLYLTNSEWAEASSGRPVHIVTPFDVPPSATVIDLETFAARDFTPERTADENVYTKVADHLSDERRKGRRTIIASYSGGARERLSGLLRDHGVTSLAPADSWQDALGTASSESGGATAMVVLPLDHGFASDAISLLTEQDILGERLVRRQKRRKSADAFLAELATLSVGDLVVHLDHGIGRYEGLTQIPVGSSPHDCVALTYAGGDKLYVPVENLDVLSRYGGESDGVGLDKLGGEAWQRRKARMKERIREIAGELLATAAQRALRSGELLAQDAAYPAFADRFPYQETDDQDRAIGDVLADMASGRPMDRLVCGDVGFGKTEVALRAAFVAAMAGVQVAVVVPTTLLARQHYTNFVERFKGFPVNIGRLSRLVPAGEAQKTRDGLASGQIDIVVGTHAVIAKSVEFKNLGLVIVDEEQRFGVVHKERLKQLKTDVHVLTLTATPIPRTLQMAMSGLRELSVIQTPPVDRLAVRTYVAPWDPVVIREALLREHDRGGQSFFVTPRIKDLPDIEEFLRTRVPEIKYVVAHGQMAPGEVEERMSAFYDRKYDVLVSTTIVESGLDIPSANTLIVHRADRFGLAQLYQLRGRVGRSKTRAYAYLTTMEGGAITDTAEKRLKLLGDLDTLGAGFQLASHDLDIRGAGNLVGDEQSGHIREVGFELYQSMLEEAILVAKAEGMGAAPPREALSPVITVDAPILIPEDYVPDLPLRMALYRRLNEAVDRPALDAFAAEMIDRFGPLPPETANLIQLMEIKANAKLAGIAKLDVGTKGALVSFHGDQFANVPGLIAYVERLKGRARIRPDNKLSISGDWVSTGARLNGALQLSKGLGKLARQVAG; encoded by the coding sequence ATGACCTTAAGCGCCGCCGACATTTTTGCCGCCATCGGATCGGCGTCGGCGCCGCTCACACTGGCGCGCGCGGCCGACGGCTTCCTGCCGCTGCTGCTGGCCGACCTGGCGCGGGCAAGCGACAAGCGCCTCGTTTATGTAGCGACCGACGATGCGGCGATGCAGGCGATTGCCGACGCGGCTCCCTTCTTTGCGCCTGATCTGATCGTCCACCGATTCCCCGCGTGGGATTGCTTGCCCTATGACCGGGCGGGACCGTCGATGCGGGTCAGCGCCGACCGGCTGGCGACGCTCTCCGCGCTGCAGCTTCCCGCAAAGCGCGGCGAGTTGATCCTGACCACCGTCGCCGCAATCACCCAGCGGACGCTGACGCCCTTTCGCATCCGCCAGCTCGCGACGACGCTCGCGCCGGGTCAACGAATCGATCGCGACGCCCTGGCCGAACTGCTGGTGTCGAACGGCTTCAGCCGTGTCGACACCGTCGCCGATCAGGGCGAGTTCGCAGTACGTGGCGGCATTCTCGACCTGTTTCCGGCTGGCGAGGAAAACGGCCTGCGCGTCGACTTCTTTGGGGACGAGATCGAAAGCATTCGCCGCTTCGACCCCGCCGACCAACGCAGCCTTGGCCCCGCCAAGGCGCTGCAACTGCTGCCCGCCAGCGAAACCCTGCTCGACGAAGCCACGATCAAACGGTTCCGTTCCAGCTATCGCGATCTGTTCGGCGCACAGGCGACCGGTGACCCGCTCTATCAGGCAGTCAGCGACGGTCGGCGGCAGGCCGGCATGGACCACTGGCTGCCCTTGTTCGAGGAACGGCTGGCGACGCTGTTCGATCATATCGATCCCGCGGCGCCGGTGCTGCGCGGCCACCGCACCGAGGCGACCGGCGAAACGCGCTTCGCCGCGATCGCCGACTATCATGCGAACCGCGTCGCCGCAGAACGCGAATCGCCCGGCAGCTATCGCCCACTGGCACCCGAAACGCTTTATCTGACGAATAGCGAATGGGCCGAAGCGTCGTCCGGGCGCCCTGTCCATATCGTAACACCGTTCGACGTTCCGCCATCCGCAACGGTGATCGACCTCGAAACCTTCGCAGCACGCGATTTCACGCCGGAGCGTACCGCTGACGAGAATGTCTATACGAAGGTCGCCGACCATCTGAGCGATGAACGCCGCAAGGGCCGGCGCACGATCATCGCCAGCTATTCGGGCGGCGCACGCGAGCGCCTTTCGGGGCTGCTCCGCGACCATGGCGTCACCTCGCTTGCGCCCGCCGATAGCTGGCAGGATGCGCTCGGCACCGCCTCGTCGGAAAGCGGCGGCGCGACGGCAATGGTGGTGCTGCCGCTCGATCATGGCTTCGCCTCCGACGCGATCAGCCTGCTCACCGAACAGGACATCCTCGGCGAACGTCTCGTCCGCCGCCAGAAACGCCGCAAGAGCGCCGATGCCTTCCTCGCCGAACTGGCGACGCTCAGCGTCGGCGACCTTGTCGTCCATCTCGACCACGGTATCGGCCGTTATGAGGGGCTGACACAAATCCCGGTCGGGAGCAGCCCCCACGATTGCGTCGCGCTGACCTACGCCGGCGGCGACAAGCTCTACGTCCCCGTCGAAAATCTCGACGTCCTCTCACGCTATGGCGGCGAGAGCGACGGTGTTGGCCTCGACAAGCTCGGCGGCGAAGCCTGGCAACGTCGCAAGGCGCGGATGAAGGAGCGCATCCGCGAGATCGCGGGCGAACTGCTCGCGACTGCGGCGCAGCGCGCGCTCCGCTCGGGCGAACTACTCGCGCAGGATGCGGCATATCCCGCCTTTGCCGACCGTTTCCCTTATCAGGAAACCGACGATCAGGACCGCGCGATCGGCGACGTGCTCGCCGACATGGCGTCCGGGCGGCCGATGGACCGGCTGGTCTGCGGTGACGTCGGGTTCGGCAAGACCGAGGTCGCGCTGCGCGCTGCTTTCGTCGCCGCTATGGCGGGGGTACAGGTCGCCGTGGTCGTGCCGACGACGCTCCTCGCGCGTCAACATTACACGAATTTCGTCGAACGCTTCAAAGGCTTCCCGGTCAACATCGGCCGCCTGTCGCGCCTCGTCCCGGCGGGCGAAGCACAAAAGACGCGCGACGGTCTCGCGAGCGGGCAGATCGATATCGTCGTCGGCACGCACGCCGTCATCGCGAAATCGGTCGAGTTCAAGAACCTCGGCCTCGTCATCGTCGACGAGGAACAGCGTTTCGGCGTCGTCCACAAGGAACGGCTGAAGCAGCTCAAGACCGACGTTCATGTGCTGACCCTCACCGCTACTCCAATCCCGCGCACGCTTCAGATGGCGATGTCGGGCCTCCGCGAACTCAGCGTTATCCAGACGCCGCCGGTCGACCGTCTTGCCGTCCGCACCTATGTCGCGCCATGGGACCCCGTCGTGATCCGCGAAGCGCTGCTGCGCGAACATGATCGCGGCGGGCAGAGCTTTTTCGTTACGCCGCGGATCAAGGACCTGCCCGACATCGAGGAATTCCTGCGCACGCGCGTGCCCGAGATCAAATATGTCGTCGCGCATGGACAGATGGCGCCCGGCGAGGTCGAGGAGCGGATGAGCGCCTTCTATGACCGCAAATATGACGTCCTCGTCTCGACGACGATTGTCGAAAGCGGGCTCGATATCCCGAGCGCCAATACGCTGATCGTCCACCGAGCCGATCGCTTCGGCCTTGCGCAGCTCTATCAGCTACGCGGGCGCGTCGGGCGGTCGAAGACGCGCGCCTACGCCTATCTTACGACGATGGAAGGCGGCGCGATCACCGACACCGCCGAAAAACGGCTCAAGCTGCTTGGCGATCTCGATACGCTGGGTGCCGGCTTCCAGCTTGCGAGCCACGACCTCGACATTCGCGGCGCGGGCAACCTCGTCGGCGACGAACAGTCGGGGCATATCCGCGAAGTCGGCTTCGAACTCTACCAATCCATGCTCGAAGAGGCGATCCTGGTCGCGAAGGCCGAGGGCATGGGCGCTGCGCCGCCGCGCGAAGCGCTCTCCCCCGTCATCACGGTCGACGCGCCGATCCTGATTCCAGAGGATTATGTCCCCGACCTGCCGCTGCGCATGGCGCTGTATCGCCGCCTCAACGAAGCCGTGGATCGCCCGGCACTCGATGCCTTTGCCGCCGAGATGATCGACCGTTTCGGTCCGCTGCCGCCCGAGACCGCGAACCTGATCCAGCTTATGGAGATCAAGGCGAACGCCAAGCTCGCTGGAATCGCGAAGCTCGACGTCGGAACCAAGGGCGCACTCGTGAGCTTCCATGGCGACCAGTTCGCCAACGTCCCCGGGCTCATCGCCTATGTCGAACGGCTGAAAGGTCGTGCGCGTATCCGCCCCGACAACAAGCTTTCGATCAGCGGCGACTGGGTGAGCACGGGCGCGCGCCTCAACGGCGCGCTGCAGCTATCGAAGGGTCTGGGGAAGCTGGCGCGGCAAGTGGCGGGATAA
- a CDS encoding succinate dehydrogenase assembly factor 2 produces MQDRLKRLKFRAWHRGTREADYMIGGFFDRYSAGWSEEEVAWYEIVVEEDDVDIMAWALGTGEPPAHLDRPDMIAAMRRLDYIPLP; encoded by the coding sequence ATGCAAGACCGCCTCAAACGCCTGAAATTCCGTGCCTGGCACCGCGGCACGCGCGAGGCCGACTATATGATCGGCGGTTTTTTCGATCGTTATTCGGCGGGCTGGAGCGAGGAAGAGGTCGCCTGGTACGAGATCGTCGTTGAAGAGGATGACGTCGACATCATGGCGTGGGCGCTCGGCACCGGCGAACCACCCGCGCATCTCGACCGTCCCGACATGATCGCCGCGATGCGCCGGCTGGACTATATCCCGCTGCCATGA
- the recG gene encoding ATP-dependent DNA helicase RecG, translating to MRPEILNPLFAALTDLKGVGPQLAKPLTRLGLERVVDVLFHLPTGLISRFPVERLDQAQAGQTIIVELTAQDYRPGRSPRAPFGVEAFDDAGDHVRLVYFGRTSGLARKLFPLGEKRCVSGRLDLYGDMRQIVHPDQVVEPGDEGGIAEHEPVYPLTEGLTNARLSQLGQVALERRPDLAEWIDAPLLASRGWPAWREAMERAHASPRDEPARDRLAYDEIFASQVALMLIRQGLRTRKGRSIVGDGRLTDALKLPFGLTGAQERVGREIAGDMAQDTPMLRMLQGDVGSGKTLVALRAMLAAVEAGTQAALLAPTEILARQHFATLQRMLGGLPVNIAILTGRDKGKVRESTLMGLADGTIDILVGTHAIFQQAVNYRDLALVVVDEQHRFGVAQRLMLTQKAARPPHLLVMTATPIPRTLQLANHGEMDVSQIDEMPPGRTPVDTRVISLDRLDDVVDSLDRHLATGAQAYWVCPLVAESEGSELAAAEDRAALLRARLGDQRVGLVHGRMKGPEKDDVMARFQAGEIGVLVATTVIEVGVDVPAASLMIVEHAENFGLAQLHQLRGRVGRGAAKSVCLLLRSQNLSETARERLALMRDTNDGFVIAEKDLELRGGGELLGLKQSGDADYRLATPEQLVRLLPVAHDDARLFVERDGGMEGARAEAVRLCLYLFERDAAVPLLRSG from the coding sequence ATGCGACCCGAGATACTCAATCCGCTCTTTGCTGCGCTCACCGACCTGAAAGGCGTCGGGCCGCAGCTTGCCAAGCCGCTCACGCGGCTGGGGCTCGAACGCGTGGTCGACGTACTGTTTCATTTGCCGACGGGATTGATATCGCGTTTTCCGGTCGAGCGGCTCGATCAGGCGCAGGCCGGACAGACGATCATCGTCGAACTGACCGCGCAGGACTATCGCCCGGGCCGCAGCCCGCGCGCCCCGTTCGGGGTCGAAGCGTTCGACGATGCGGGCGATCATGTGCGGCTCGTCTATTTCGGGCGGACGTCGGGGCTGGCGCGCAAGCTCTTCCCACTCGGCGAGAAGCGCTGCGTGTCGGGGCGGCTCGACCTGTATGGCGACATGCGTCAGATCGTACATCCCGATCAGGTGGTGGAGCCCGGCGATGAGGGCGGAATCGCCGAGCATGAGCCAGTCTATCCGCTTACCGAGGGGCTCACCAACGCGCGGCTGTCGCAACTGGGACAGGTCGCGCTCGAACGTCGGCCCGATCTTGCCGAATGGATCGATGCGCCGCTGCTCGCCAGTCGTGGCTGGCCCGCGTGGCGCGAGGCGATGGAACGCGCGCATGCAAGCCCGCGCGACGAACCCGCACGCGACCGGCTCGCCTATGACGAGATTTTCGCGAGCCAGGTCGCGCTGATGCTGATCCGGCAAGGGCTTCGGACACGCAAGGGCAGATCAATCGTCGGCGACGGCCGGCTGACCGATGCGCTTAAGCTGCCTTTCGGACTGACCGGAGCGCAGGAACGCGTCGGGCGTGAGATCGCGGGCGACATGGCACAGGACACGCCGATGCTGCGGATGCTGCAGGGCGATGTCGGTTCGGGCAAGACGCTCGTCGCGTTGCGCGCGATGCTCGCGGCGGTCGAGGCTGGGACGCAGGCGGCGTTGCTCGCCCCGACAGAAATCCTGGCGCGTCAGCATTTTGCGACGTTGCAGCGGATGCTTGGCGGACTGCCGGTCAACATCGCGATCCTGACCGGCCGCGACAAGGGCAAGGTACGTGAATCGACGCTGATGGGGCTTGCGGACGGCACCATCGACATCCTCGTCGGTACGCATGCGATCTTCCAGCAGGCGGTAAATTACCGGGACCTGGCGCTTGTCGTCGTCGATGAACAGCATCGCTTCGGTGTCGCGCAGCGGTTGATGCTGACCCAAAAGGCGGCGCGTCCGCCGCATTTGCTCGTCATGACCGCGACGCCGATTCCGCGCACGCTGCAACTCGCCAATCATGGCGAGATGGACGTGTCGCAGATCGACGAGATGCCGCCGGGACGCACCCCGGTCGATACGCGCGTCATTTCGCTCGATCGGCTCGACGACGTCGTGGACTCGCTCGATCGGCACCTTGCAACGGGCGCACAGGCCTATTGGGTTTGCCCGCTTGTTGCCGAAAGCGAAGGGAGCGAACTCGCCGCCGCTGAAGATCGGGCGGCGTTGCTCCGCGCGCGGTTGGGCGATCAACGGGTCGGGCTGGTTCACGGCCGGATGAAAGGCCCCGAGAAAGACGACGTCATGGCGCGCTTTCAGGCGGGCGAGATCGGGGTTCTCGTCGCGACGACGGTGATTGAGGTCGGGGTCGATGTGCCGGCCGCCAGCCTGATGATTGTGGAACATGCGGAGAATTTCGGACTTGCTCAGCTTCACCAATTGCGTGGCCGTGTCGGGCGCGGCGCGGCGAAGTCGGTCTGCCTGTTGCTACGCTCGCAGAATCTGTCGGAAACGGCGCGCGAGCGGCTCGCTCTGATGCGCGATACGAACGATGGTTTCGTGATTGCGGAGAAGGATCTGGAATTGCGCGGCGGCGGGGAACTGCTCGGGCTCAAGCAGTCGGGCGACGCCGATTATCGGCTCGCGACGCCCGAACAACTCGTGCGCCTGCTACCCGTCGCGCATGACGACGCACGGCTGTTTGTCGAACGCGATGGCGGTATGGAGGGCGCAAGGGCAGAAGCCGTGCGCCTCTGCCTCTATCTGTTTGAACGCGATGCGGCGGTGCCGCTGCTGAGAAGCGGTTAG
- a CDS encoding PilZ domain-containing protein, which produces MRKIDTSKAHYVGLDQRIAPRSDVYCRLPFVMPDGRQEMCTCVNISADGLLMRFERGLEPGDLVVFRMPIIGRTAAKVVWSLGGKTGVQFDKSISVEDYLPMIRAMGARGDAN; this is translated from the coding sequence ATGCGCAAGATTGACACGAGCAAGGCCCATTATGTCGGCCTCGACCAGCGGATCGCGCCGCGTAGCGACGTTTATTGTCGCCTGCCATTCGTCATGCCCGACGGACGGCAGGAAATGTGCACATGCGTCAATATCAGCGCCGACGGCCTGCTGATGCGTTTCGAGCGCGGGCTTGAGCCCGGCGACCTTGTCGTGTTCCGCATGCCGATCATCGGCCGCACTGCCGCAAAGGTCGTCTGGTCGCTCGGCGGCAAGACCGGTGTCCAGTTCGACAAGTCGATCTCTGTTGAAGATTATCTGCCGATGATCCGCGCCATGGGCGCTCGCGGCGACGCAAACTAA
- the tyrS gene encoding tyrosine--tRNA ligase, whose product MTSYKSDLLRLLDERGYIHQTTDAEGLDALAAKQVIPGYIGFDATAPSLHVGSLVQIMMLRRLQQTGHKPIVLMGGGTTRIGDPTGRDESRKMLSDETIAANIASIFSIFQQFLTFGDGPTDAVMVDNQSWLGKLGYIELLQEVGTHFTINRMMTFDSVKLRLEREQPMTFLEFNYMILQGYDFRHLSKDMNVRLQMGGSDQWGNIVNGMELGRRMDGADLYGLTTPLLTTAAGAKMGKTAAGAVWLNPEQLSHFDYWQYWRNCDDRDVGKFLKLFTDLPLDEIARLEALEGAEINEAKKILANEATAMCRGEEAAKAAAATATQTFEKGQIGGDLPQVVAPADGISVVDALRELGFATSNKEARRKLEEGAVKVDGNVVRDPQHLIQPGANPIPLSLGSKKHGLVTR is encoded by the coding sequence ATGACCAGTTACAAATCCGACCTGCTGCGCCTGCTCGACGAGCGAGGCTATATCCATCAGACGACCGACGCGGAAGGGCTCGATGCACTTGCCGCCAAACAGGTCATCCCCGGATATATCGGTTTCGACGCAACAGCCCCCAGTTTGCACGTCGGCAGCCTTGTCCAGATCATGATGCTACGGCGCCTGCAACAGACAGGGCACAAGCCGATCGTGCTGATGGGCGGCGGGACGACGCGGATTGGCGACCCCACCGGGCGCGACGAAAGCCGCAAGATGCTGTCGGACGAGACGATCGCCGCAAACATCGCGTCGATCTTTAGCATCTTTCAGCAGTTTCTGACCTTCGGCGACGGTCCGACCGACGCGGTTATGGTCGATAATCAGTCTTGGCTCGGCAAACTCGGTTACATCGAACTGCTGCAAGAAGTTGGCACGCATTTCACGATCAACCGCATGATGACATTCGACTCCGTCAAGCTGCGGCTTGAGCGCGAGCAGCCGATGACCTTCCTCGAATTCAACTACATGATCCTGCAGGGATACGACTTCCGCCACCTGTCGAAGGACATGAATGTCCGGCTGCAGATGGGCGGATCGGACCAGTGGGGTAATATCGTCAACGGAATGGAGCTTGGCCGCCGCATGGACGGCGCCGATCTCTATGGCCTCACGACTCCGCTGCTGACCACCGCCGCGGGAGCAAAAATGGGCAAAACCGCTGCCGGAGCCGTCTGGTTAAATCCGGAACAACTGTCCCATTTTGACTACTGGCAATATTGGCGCAACTGCGACGACCGCGATGTCGGCAAGTTTCTGAAGCTGTTCACCGACCTGCCGCTGGACGAGATCGCCCGGCTCGAAGCGCTCGAGGGCGCGGAGATCAACGAGGCAAAGAAGATTCTCGCCAACGAGGCGACCGCAATGTGCCGCGGCGAAGAGGCCGCAAAGGCGGCGGCGGCGACCGCGACGCAAACCTTTGAAAAGGGGCAGATAGGCGGCGACCTTCCGCAAGTTGTCGCGCCCGCCGACGGTATCAGCGTCGTCGATGCGCTGCGCGAACTCGGCTTTGCGACGTCGAACAAGGAGGCGCGCCGCAAGCTCGAAGAGGGCGCCGTGAAGGTCGATGGCAATGTCGTTCGCGACCCGCAGCACCTGATCCAGCCGGGCGCGAACCCCATTCCGCTGAGCCTCGGCTCAAAAAAACATGGCCTTGTGACGCGGTAA
- a CDS encoding DOMON-like domain-containing protein: protein MRRTLICHPDTPAKAVRAVAVEITLSFDDGFALRYLVEGRIDELVVPKGEGELVIADSATDGLWQSTCFEVFLTEEGQPDYTEFNYSPDGRWACYQFDDYRSLLRSDELAPWEISAERGEQSYALRIEPGIFPDMGAKLALSAVIEELDGTKSYWALAHPPGKPDFHHPDCFALTLGAPDAA, encoded by the coding sequence ATGCGCAGAACCCTCATCTGTCATCCCGACACGCCGGCGAAGGCCGTTCGGGCGGTTGCGGTCGAAATCACGCTGTCGTTCGACGATGGCTTTGCGCTGCGCTATCTCGTCGAAGGCAGGATTGACGAACTCGTCGTGCCGAAGGGGGAGGGCGAATTGGTCATTGCCGATAGCGCGACCGACGGGCTCTGGCAGAGCACTTGCTTCGAAGTCTTCCTGACCGAAGAGGGACAGCCCGACTATACCGAATTCAATTACAGCCCCGACGGGCGCTGGGCCTGTTACCAGTTCGACGATTATCGCTCGTTGCTGCGTTCGGATGAACTCGCGCCATGGGAAATCTCGGCCGAGCGTGGTGAGCAAAGCTATGCCTTGCGCATTGAGCCCGGCATCTTTCCCGACATGGGTGCGAAGCTCGCACTGTCGGCGGTGATCGAGGAACTCGACGGTACCAAAAGCTATTGGGCGCTCGCGCATCCGCCGGGCAAGCCCGACTTTCATCATCCCGATTGCTTTGCGCTCACGCTTGGGGCACCCGACGCGGCATGA
- a CDS encoding exo-beta-N-acetylmuramidase NamZ domain-containing protein: MNFGIDRLLADPALRKPLEGKRVALLAHPASVTADLTHSLDALVAMGLDITAVFGPQHGVRGDLQDNMMESPDFTDPTYGMPVFSLYGEVRRPSGQSMHTFDVMLVDLQDLGCRIYTYVTTLLYILEAAAQHGKAVWVLDRPNPAGRPVEGTRLLPGWESFVGAGPMVMRHGLTMGEIGHWFIRHFGLDVDYRVIAMDGWDPKGPGFGWPEDRVWINPSPNAANVNMARAYAGTVMVEGATLSEGRGTTRPLELFGAPDIDAKAVIAEMHRLAPEWLGGCKLRDIWFQPTFHKHVGQLNSGVHIHADGPWYDDDAFQPWRVQALGFKAIRSLYPDYPIWRGKDFKYEYTDDVLAIDVINGGPGLREWVDDAGAAAGDLDALAQPDEASWREEIADLLIY, encoded by the coding sequence GTGAACTTCGGTATCGACCGCCTGCTCGCCGACCCGGCGCTTCGCAAACCGCTCGAAGGCAAGCGCGTAGCGCTGCTCGCGCATCCCGCCTCGGTCACCGCTGACCTGACGCACAGTCTCGACGCGCTTGTCGCGATGGGTCTCGATATCACCGCAGTGTTTGGGCCGCAGCATGGCGTTCGCGGTGACCTTCAGGACAATATGATGGAGTCTCCGGACTTCACCGATCCGACCTATGGCATGCCGGTGTTCAGCCTTTACGGCGAGGTGCGGCGCCCATCGGGTCAGTCGATGCACACCTTCGACGTGATGCTCGTTGACCTGCAAGACCTTGGCTGTCGCATCTACACCTATGTGACGACCTTGCTCTATATCCTCGAAGCCGCGGCCCAGCATGGCAAGGCGGTGTGGGTGCTCGACCGGCCCAATCCCGCGGGGCGCCCCGTCGAGGGCACGCGACTTCTGCCCGGCTGGGAAAGCTTTGTCGGTGCCGGGCCGATGGTGATGCGTCACGGTCTCACGATGGGTGAGATCGGGCACTGGTTCATCCGCCACTTCGGCCTCGACGTCGATTATCGCGTCATCGCAATGGACGGCTGGGATCCCAAAGGCCCCGGCTTCGGCTGGCCTGAGGATCGCGTGTGGATCAACCCCAGCCCGAACGCCGCGAACGTCAATATGGCGCGCGCATATGCGGGCACGGTGATGGTCGAAGGAGCCACGCTCAGCGAGGGCAGGGGAACCACGCGCCCGCTTGAACTGTTTGGCGCGCCTGACATCGATGCGAAGGCGGTGATTGCAGAAATGCATCGTCTCGCACCCGAATGGCTCGGCGGATGCAAGCTACGCGACATCTGGTTCCAGCCGACTTTCCACAAACATGTCGGCCAGCTCAACAGCGGCGTTCATATCCATGCCGATGGTCCCTGGTACGACGACGATGCGTTCCAGCCCTGGCGCGTGCAGGCGCTGGGGTTCAAGGCGATCCGCTCGCTGTACCCCGATTATCCGATCTGGCGCGGCAAGGATTTCAAATATGAGTACACCGACGATGTCCTCGCGATCGACGTGATCAACGGCGGCCCCGGCCTGCGTGAATGGGTCGACGATGCAGGCGCGGCGGCGGGCGATCTCGATGCGCTGGCGCAGCCCGACGAGGCCTCTTGGCGTGAGGAAATCGCCGATCTTCTGATTTATTGA
- a CDS encoding Xaa-Pro peptidase family protein, giving the protein MHRRQFLGTATLAGFAATLPAPVFAAADTAGLPNLAAKAVPIGKAERVARIAKAKELMRANDIGALLIEPGSSLIYFTGVEWWRSERLTAAVLTREGEVAIVTPFFEEPSVRESLGIDAEVLTWNEDENPLAAVAAWLGKRGLAKGRIGVEETVRYFAVDGLEKAMPGATVVNGAPVVRGCRMHKSPAEIALMQIAADITVAAYRHTAPRVQVGMTPADIGAIMAAATRALGGKSEFELILLGEASAYPHGSGKPQAVRDGEVVLMDCGATVHGYQSDISRTFVHGKASARQRQVWDQMRKGQDVAFAAAKLGTPAGKVDDAVRAYYESLGWGPGYKLPGTSHRTGHGIGLDGHEPVNLVRGETTKLAPGMCFSNEPGIYIPGEFGIRLEDCFYMTDTGPKWFSEPPPSIDRPFG; this is encoded by the coding sequence ATGCATCGACGGCAATTTCTGGGAACGGCGACGCTGGCTGGCTTTGCGGCGACTTTGCCGGCACCCGTGTTCGCCGCCGCCGATACCGCCGGTCTCCCCAACCTCGCCGCCAAGGCCGTCCCGATCGGCAAGGCCGAGCGTGTAGCGCGGATCGCCAAGGCGAAAGAGCTGATGCGCGCGAACGACATTGGCGCTTTGTTGATCGAGCCTGGATCGAGCCTCATCTATTTCACCGGCGTCGAATGGTGGCGCAGCGAGCGGCTGACCGCCGCGGTGCTGACGCGTGAGGGCGAGGTTGCGATCGTCACGCCATTTTTCGAGGAACCGTCGGTGCGCGAAAGCCTGGGCATCGACGCCGAGGTGCTGACATGGAATGAGGATGAGAATCCGCTTGCTGCAGTTGCCGCATGGCTCGGCAAGCGCGGCCTTGCCAAGGGCCGCATCGGTGTCGAGGAAACGGTCCGCTATTTTGCGGTCGATGGGCTGGAAAAGGCGATGCCCGGCGCGACGGTGGTCAATGGCGCGCCCGTCGTGCGCGGATGCCGGATGCACAAATCCCCCGCAGAAATCGCGCTGATGCAGATCGCCGCCGACATCACGGTCGCCGCCTATCGCCACACCGCGCCGCGGGTCCAGGTTGGAATGACTCCCGCCGACATCGGCGCGATCATGGCCGCCGCGACGAGGGCGCTCGGCGGCAAGAGCGAGTTCGAGTTGATCCTGCTCGGCGAGGCGAGCGCTTATCCGCACGGATCGGGCAAGCCGCAGGCGGTGAGGGATGGGGAGGTTGTGCTGATGGACTGCGGCGCGACTGTGCATGGATATCAGTCGGACATCTCGCGGACCTTCGTTCACGGCAAGGCGTCGGCGCGCCAGCGGCAGGTGTGGGATCAAATGCGCAAGGGGCAGGATGTCGCCTTTGCCGCCGCGAAGCTCGGCACGCCCGCGGGCAAGGTCGATGATGCAGTGCGCGCTTATTATGAAAGCCTCGGTTGGGGCCCGGGCTACAAGCTCCCCGGTACTTCGCACCGCACCGGCCACGGGATCGGCCTCGATGGACACGAGCCGGTCAATCTGGTGCGCGGCGAAACGACGAAGCTGGCACCCGGCATGTGTTTCTCGAACGAGCCGGGCATCTATATTCCGGGCGAGTTTGGCATCCGCCTCGAAGATTGTTTCTACATGACCGACACCGGCCCGAAATGGTTCAGTGAGCCGCCGCCGTCAATCGACCGGCCGTTCGGCTAA
- a CDS encoding VOC family protein has translation MTAGERRRNPVGYFEIPVVDLDRAIGFYTAVFGLRLERQTIDGYDMALFPRSDDAPGASGALARGDVYIPSKTGAIVYFTVDDVDVALKRAEAEGGSVLYPKTAIGLAGFVAEIEDSEGNRIALHSEPA, from the coding sequence ATGACCGCAGGAGAAAGGCGCCGCAACCCGGTGGGCTATTTCGAAATCCCCGTGGTTGATCTGGACAGGGCGATAGGCTTCTACACTGCTGTTTTCGGGCTCCGGCTCGAACGCCAGACAATCGACGGTTACGACATGGCCCTGTTCCCCCGGAGCGATGATGCCCCGGGGGCAAGCGGCGCTCTAGCCAGGGGCGACGTCTATATACCGTCAAAGACGGGCGCCATCGTCTACTTCACGGTGGACGATGTCGACGTTGCGCTGAAAAGAGCCGAGGCTGAGGGTGGGTCGGTGTTGTATCCCAAAACGGCGATCGGATTGGCCGGGTTCGTCGCGGAAATCGAGGATAGCGAAGGAAACCGTATCGCTCTTCACTCGGAACCGGCCTGA